CCGGGTGTGAAAAGCCAAGAGTAAGATTTAACTTACTACCTTGAGCTTGAGCACGATAACCAACACCGTTTAACTCAAGTTTCTTTTGGAAACCATCAGTAACGCCGATAACCATCGCATTCAACAGAGCACGAGCAGTACCTGCCTGCGCCCAACCGTCAGCGAAACCTTCACGAGGAAGAGCTTTCAATTGATTCTCTTCCTGAACGATTTCTACTGCGTCGTTGAATACACGTTCCAACGTACCGTTTTTACCTTTTACTGTGACGCCTTGTCCGGCGATGACTACTTCAACACCAGAGCGGACTTCCACAGGAGCTTTTGCTACGCGTGACATTAGTGCCTCCCCTTATGCTACATAGCCGATGATTTCACCGCCCATGCCTGCATTACGAGCAGCACGGTCAGTCATCACGCCTTTTGAGGTAGAAACAATCGCTACACC
Above is a window of Paraneptunicella aestuarii DNA encoding:
- the rplF gene encoding 50S ribosomal protein L6; its protein translation is MSRVAKAPVEVRSGVEVVIAGQGVTVKGKNGTLERVFNDAVEIVQEENQLKALPREGFADGWAQAGTARALLNAMVIGVTDGFQKKLELNGVGYRAQAQGSKLNLTLGFSHPVAYEMPAGITVETPTQTEILVKGSDKQLVGQVAANIRGYRPPEPYKGKGVRYSDEIVRRKEAKKK